The Methanosarcina barkeri MS DNA window TACCTTCTGCAAGAGCACCCTGGTTTTCAGGAAAGACAGGAACTCCACCTCCAGAAGCTTCAAGTACGTCGGATACGCCACTGATATTGCTTGCAACTACAGGTTTTCCGCAAGCCATGTATTCATATAACTTCAAAGGAGACAAGCCTATTTTTGCGTTTCTGGCAAATATAAAAGGAGCGGTACAGATATCGCTGGCATTAATGTAGAGAGGCACACGATCGTAGGCAATCACACCCGTAAAAATGAATCTGTCCTCAATTCCGAGTTCCCGGGAGAGCTTCATAAGATCGTTTTTCATGGCGCCATCTCCAACAATCAAAAAGCGACATTCTGGAAATCTAGGAAGTACGGATGAAGCTGCCTTTATTAGATACTCGACACCCTGCCAGGGAGCAAGATTACCCACAAAGCATACAAAAGGAATTTCAAGATCCAGACCAAGTTCTCTTCTGCAGGTTTCCTGTTCCAGAGGTCTGAACAGGGAAGTGTTTGCCCCATTGGAAACCACGACTATTTTTTCTCCAGGGATTTTATAGTCCTTCTCAAGATTTGCTTTTATCCCAGGAGTCACAGAAATTATTTTGTCCGAAAACCCGAGAGCTTTCTTAAGAATAAACAGTTTTAACCTAGCATGTGTAGAGAAATATCGGTTTGAGAAATTACTTCCTTTTCTGGGATGCGAGAATTTATTTCCTTCAGATTTTTCCCTGAGAAGGTTCTTTTCGTCTTCAGGAATTCCATTTAATTCATAAACAATTCTTTTGCATTTGCTTTTACAGAATAGTCCAGCAAGAAAGCCAAAATTAGGATTGCGAGTATATAGCACGTCAAAAGTTTCGGAACCCAGAAGGTATATGGAATTTCTGAAATAGCTCAAAGTAAGTGAGAAGAAATTTCCAGGAGGGACATAATGGCTGTGAACATTGACCATGCTCGAAAAGGAAGTATGACCAACAGTAAAAATATGAATCTCATTGTCAAGTCTCGCAAGATTACTAACAAGCTCGTACCTGTGAATAAGCGAGCCATCAGCAAGAGAAAGGGGCCTTACAATATCAAGAAAAAGTATTTTCAACTTATCACCTGTAAATAAATTGTCTTTTCGAGATCTTTGCTAATCTTCACTGCTC harbors:
- a CDS encoding glycosyltransferase family 4 protein, with product MKILFLDIVRPLSLADGSLIHRYELVSNLARLDNEIHIFTVGHTSFSSMVNVHSHYVPPGNFFSLTLSYFRNSIYLLGSETFDVLYTRNPNFGFLAGLFCKSKCKRIVYELNGIPEDEKNLLREKSEGNKFSHPRKGSNFSNRYFSTHARLKLFILKKALGFSDKIISVTPGIKANLEKDYKIPGEKIVVVSNGANTSLFRPLEQETCRRELGLDLEIPFVCFVGNLAPWQGVEYLIKAASSVLPRFPECRFLIVGDGAMKNDLMKLSRELGIEDRFIFTGVIAYDRVPLYINASDICTAPFIFARNAKIGLSPLKLYEYMACGKPVVASNISGVSDVLEASGGGVPVFPENQGALAEGILKLLENPDLRMKLGSKGLSYVIENYSWYSVAKKVNEVCKLEIEAKK